The sequence GGCACCTGCGTCGAGGTGCGGACATTGAGCACGCCCGCATCATCGAGCCAGGCGAGGCCGCCATGGGTCTCCAGCGCGGCGTGCTGCACGCGGTGACTGTGGAAGGTGGCCTCATAGGTGACGGCGGAGCTGGCGATCGCCGCTGCGACGTCGCCATATTCGCCATGAAGCTCCGCCGCGAGGTTACGCTGGGGATCGGCGATACGGTTCGCGGTGGTGCGGTCGGGATGAATGATTGGTGCGCCCGGCGCCATCGCCTGCTCGGGATCAATCAGCGCAGGCAGGATCTCGTAATCGACCTTGATCCGCCGGCACGCCTCCTCGGCGGCGGCCTCGCTCTCGGCGACGACCGCGGCAACCCTCTGGCCGATGAAGCGGACGACCTCGTCGAGAATGCGGGTGTCCTCGGGATCCATCCAGTCTTTCTCGTGCCGGGCGGTCGACATCAGGACCGAGGGTGCATCCTCATGCGTCAGCACCGCGTGCACACCGGGGACGCGAAGGGCGTCCGCCTTGTCGATCGCGACGATCTTGGCATGCGCATGCGGCGAGCGCAGCAGCTTGATGTGCAGCAGTCCGTCGATCTGCGTGTCGAACGTGTAGCGCGCCTTGCCACGCACGACATCGGGGCCGGCCGGCGCCGGCAGACTGCGGCCGAACGCGGCGCCGGGCGCCACGCTCGCCTCGACATTGGTCCTGCCGAGCAACGCGTCCTCGATCGCACGATAGCCGGTGCAGCGGCAGATATTGCCCTTCAGCGCGGAGCCCAGATCGGTGCGCTGCGCCTGGTTGAGCGAGGCGCAGGTCAGGATCATGCCGGCGGTGCAGAAGCCGCATTGAAAGCCCTGCGCATCGAGGAAGGCCTGCTGCATCGGATGCGCGCCGCTCTCCCCGCCCAGCCCTTCGATCGTGGTGACGACGTGGCCCTCGGCGCGGAACGCCGGGATCAGGCAGCTATGTACCGGCTCGCCGTCGAGCAGCACGGTACAGGCGCCGCAATCACCGGCATCGCAGCCCTTTTTCACGCCGAAATGGCCGAGCTCGCGCAGGAACGTGCGCAGGCACTGGCCGGCGCGCGGTTCCTGCGGAAACGTGGTGCCGTTGACCTCAAAACTCATGACGGCGTAGCCCCCGGCAATTCGCTGCGGATCTCCTCGGCGAGCCGTAGCGTCATATGCCTGCGCCAGAGCGGCTTGCCGTGGATGTCGGTGTGGTACAGCTCATCCGTGATCTGCTGCATGATGGCGTCGCGAAGCGCGCTCGCGTCCGGGGCCTTGGAGAAGGATAGCTGGATCGGTCGCACCGTCGATGCGGTCACCGTCAGGGCCAATGTGCCGTCGGTATCGAGGCTGCCGATCAGGAGCGCCGCGGAGCGGCCGACCGGCGCCAAGGAGATCTGGCGAAACGAAGTGCGACGCTTCAGCGCGGCGATCGGGATATCAATCTGTCGCATCAGATCGCCCGGCGTCAGGCGGTTGCGCTGGTTGCCGGTGACGAAGTCGACGACCGGAATCTTCTGCTCGCCGCCGCCGGCCTTCCAGATCGTGCAGACGCCGTCGAGCGCCGCGGTGAGCGAGATCATGGGACCGGCCGGCAGCGACATGCAGAGATTGCCGCCGATTGTCGCCGTTTTCCAGATTTTGAACGAGGCAAGGAAGGCACGGCAGCACTGGCCGATCAGCGGCGTAGCAAGCCAATCGGGCGGGCAGGCGAAACCATCGAGCTGTGCAACGGTGCAGGTGGCAGCGATGGAGAGATGGCTGTCCGTGATCGTCAGCGCCGGCCATTTCAGGTCGGTGAGGTCGATCAGCCGCCTCAAATGGGCTTGTGGCTCCGAGAACAGCCAAGTGCCGCCCGCAAGCCAGGCATCGCCTGCCGTCCAGGCGGGCAGCTCCGCGCGCGTTTGCGGATGGGCGACCGTCGTGATGGTATTCAAATCCATGGCTGCGCCAGCGCTTCCGCCCGGTGAATCGTGCGGATGAGTCTTGCAAGACCGGAGCCAAGTCGCAACAAACAACTCGTAGCAGAACGGCGTTCGGGCAGTTGGCCGCATTGGTGCCGCTCGCGCGAATATGAGGAGAAGCGGGATCATGAACGACGCAAAGCCGGTCTGGATCAAGGATCCTCTCGCCATCCTCGGGGACGGCGCCGAGCGCGGTATCGTGGTCAAGGATGGCCGCATCGTCGAGCTGGTGCCTACCGGCGGCATGCCGGCAATGGCGGATGTCGCGCTGTTCGAGGCGGGTGAGCACGTCGTGCTGCCGGGCCTGATCAACACCCATCATCATTTCTACCAGACCCTGACGCGAGCGCTGCCGGCGGCGATGGACCGCGAGCTGTTTCCCTGGCTCCAGGCGCTCTATCCGGTGTGGACGAAGCTGACGCCGGAAGCGCTTGAGCTCGGCGTCACGGTGGCAATGTCCGAATTGCTGCTGTCGGGCTGCACCACGACGACGGACCATCATTATGTCTTCCCGGCGGGACTGGAGGACGCCGTCGATATCGAGGTGGCCGTGGCAAAGCGTCTCCGCATGCGCGTGCTGCTGACGCGCGGTTCGATGAACCTGTCACAGCGCGACGGCGGGCTGCCGCCTGACAGCGTCGTGCAGGACGAGGATACGATCCTCGCCGACAGCGCCCGTGTGGTCGCAAATCATCACCAGCGCGGCGCGGATGCGATGGTGCAGATCGCGCTGGCGCCTTGCTCGCCGTTCTCGGTGACGACGTCGCTGATGCGCGCCACCGCCGAGCTCGCCGACAAGCTCGACGTGCGCCTGCACACGCATCTTGCCGAGACCGAGGACGAGAACAGATTTTGCGGGGAGATGTATGGCTGCCGCCCGCTCGATTATCTCGATCAATGCGGTTGGCTCAACGCACGGACCTGGCTTGCGCATGGCATATTTTTCAACGCCGACGAAATGAAGCGGCTCGGCAAGGCTAGGACCAGCATCAGCCATTGCGCCTGCAGCAATCAGATTCTGGCGTCCGGCTGCTGCCCGGTTTGCGATATGGAGGCGGCGGGCGTTGGCATCGGGCTGGGCGTCGACGGCTCGGCCTCGAACGACGGATCGAATCTGATGCAGGAGGTGCGCGCGGCGTTCCTGCTGCAACGCGCCCGCTATGGCGTGAGCAAAGTCAGCCACAAGGACGCGCTGCGCTGGGCCACCAAGGGCTCGGCGGCCTGCGTCGGCCGGCCGGAGCTCGGCGAGATTGCCGTCGGGAAGGCCGCCGATCTCGCGCTGTTCAAGCTGGACGAGCTGCGCTTCTCCGGCCACGGCGATCCCTTGGCCGCACTGGTGCTATGCGGGGCGCATCGGGCCGATCGGGTGATGGTCGCGGGGAAATGGGCCGTGGTCGACGGAGCCATCCCGGGCCTTGATGTCCCCGATCTCATCCGCCGCCACAGCGCCGCGGCGCGGGCCATGCATGCGGGATAATCAAGCCGAAAATTGAAAGAGGGGGCGACCACAAGTGCCGGGTGCTTCTGGCCACCCCCTCCGGACCTCCTCCGGGAGGAGCAGGTGATTTAGTCGGTGCAAGAACCGTGCTACTTGCCCGGCAGCTTGTCTTCGATGCCCTTCACATAGAAATTCATGCCGAGGATCTGGCCGTCGTCGAGGTGATCGCCGCCCTTGCATTCGACTGGCTTGCCGTCCTGCCCAGTGACCGGGCATTTGAACGGATGCAGCTTGCCCGCGGTGATCGCGGCCTGGGCATCCTCGGCGATCTTTTTCACGTCGTCAGGCATGTTGGTGTAGGGCGCCATCGCGAACATGTGGCTGTCGAGGCCGCCCCAGGTGTCCTCGGACTTCCAGGTGCCGGCGAGCTCGGCCTTGACGCGCTCGATGTAGTACGGGCCCCAGGTGTCGAGGATCGAGGTCAGCTGGGTCTTCGGCCCGAACTTGATCATTTCCGAATCCTGGCCGAAGGCGAGCTTGCCGCGTTCGCTGGCAATCTGCATCGCCGCTGGCGAATCCGTGTGCTGCATGATCACGTCCGCACCCTGGTCGATCAGCGCCTTGGCGGCATCGGCCTCCTTGCCCGGATCGAACCAGGTGTTGGCCCAGATGATCTTGACCTTGATGTTCGGGTTGATGGTCTGCGCCGCTAGGATCGTCGCATTGATGCCGGAGACGACCTCGGGAATCGGGAACGAGCCGATGTAGCCGAGCACGCCTGACTTCGACATCTTGGCCGCGATCAGGCCTTGAATGTAGCGGCCCTGATACCATTTGGCCGAATAGGTCGACATGTTCGTGTTGCGCTTGTAGCCGGTGGCGTGTTCGAAATGCACGTTCGGATATTTCTTGGCGACCTTCAGCGTCGGGTCCATGTAGCCAAACGACGTCGTGAAGATCAGCTTGTTGCCGGCGCGGACGAGCTGCTCGATGGCGCGCTCGGCGTCGGGGCCTTCAGGGACGTTCTCCAGATAAGTGGTCTCGATCTTGTCGCCGAGCTCCTTCACCAGCGCCTGTCGGGCAAGCTCATGTTGGTAGGTCCACCCCAAGTCTCCGATCGGACCGAGGTAGATGAAGCCGACTTTCAGCTTGTCGGCGGCCGAGGCTGCGCCGACGCTTCCGGCAAGCAGAAGGCCGGCAGCCAGCGCAAGAAGTGATTTCCTCATCGTCAATCTCCAAACATCAGGGGAAAGCCACGATCCGCCAGGTGCGCGCCCCATCGCGCATCTCGCGGAAAAACTTCAGCGGTCAGGCACGAACACGGTGCCGAGCGCGGCCGGCGCGGTCGAGCCGCCGGTGCGCGCGCGGGACAACAGCACCAGCACGATGACGGTTGCGAGATAAGGCAGCGCCGACATGAATTGCGAGGGAATGCCGACACCCCAGCCCTGCGCATGCAGTTGCAGGATCGTCGCCGCGCCGAACAGATAAGCGCCGACCACAAGCCGGCCCGGCCGCCACGACGAGAACACGACGAGCGCCAGCGCGATCCAGCCGCGGCCCGCGGTCATGCCGGGAATGAAGAACGGAGTATAAGCGAGCGGCAGGTAGGCGCCAGCAAGCCCGGCGCAGGCGCCGCCGAACATCACGGCGAGGGTACGGATGCGCAGCACGGGATAGCCGAGCGCATGAGCGGAGACATGGTTGTCGCCGCAGGCGCGCAGGATCAGTCCCGCCCTCGTGCGGTACAGAAACCACCAGACGCCGATGATGAGCGCGATGGAAAAATAGACGAAGGCGTCCTGGCCGAACAGCACGCGGCCGATCAGCGGAACGTCGGTGAGGCCGGGAATGATGAGGTGCGCCGCCGGCGTGATGCGCTCGCCGACGAAGCCGGCCCCGATCAGGCCCGAGAGTCCGATGCCAAGGATGGTCAGCGCCAGTCCCGTTGCCACCTGGTTGACGGCGAGCCCGAGCGCCATCACTGCGAAGACCAGCGACATCAGCGTCCCCGCGACGATGCCGAACAGCGCGCCAACCAGAATCGAGCCGGTCAGCCACGCGTCGGCAAAGCCGCAGGCCGCGCCGACGATCATCATGCCCTCGACCCCGAGATTGAGCACGCCGGAGCGCTCGGCCACGAGCTCGCCGGTCGCCGCGATCAGCAGCGGGGTGGATGCGGCAAGCACCGAGAGGATGATGGCTTCAACCAGCTCCACGGGCCACCTGTCGGTTCGGCAAGACCAGCTTGAAGCGGTAGAGGATGAGGGAATCGCAGGCGAGCACGTAGAACAGCAAAATGCCCTGGAAAACCTTGGTGACATCCAACGGGATCTTCATCGCGATCTGTGCCTGCTCGCCGCCGATAAAGGTCAGCGCGAGGAAAAGTCCTGCAATTAATATTCCAAGCGGGTTCAGCCGACCGAGGAAGGCGACGATGATCGCGGTGAAGCCGTAGCCGGGCGAGATGCCGGGCTGGAGATGCCCGACCGGGCCGGCGACCTCGATGATGCCGGCGAGACCCGCCAGCGCGCCCGAGACCGCGAAGGTGAGGATGACCAGCTGGTTGGCATTGAAGCCGCCGAATCGTGCAGCGCGGGGCGCAGCGCCGACCACGCGGATCTCGAAGCCCTTGATCGTTCGCCGAAGCAGCACTGCCGCCGCCGCGACGACGAGCAGGGCGATGATCGAGCCGAGATGCAGGCGGCCGCCTTCGATCAGCAGGGGCACGGTTGCGACCGGATCGAACTCGGCCGTGGTCGGAAAATTGAAACCGTGCGGATCGCGCCAGGGGCCGCGAACGAGATAATCGAGGAAAAGATCGGCGACATAGACCAGCATCAGGCTGGTCAGGATTTCACTGGCGTCGAACTTCACTTTGCAGATCGCCGGGATCAGCGCGTACAGCGCGCCCGCGGCAGCCGCGAGCACGAGCATCGCCGGCAGTACCCAGGCGCCGGCGTCGGTGCCTTGCGTCTTCACCGCGATCCAGCTTCCGGCGACCGCGCCGATCAGGAACTGGCCTTCGGCGCCGACGTTCCAGGCATTGGCGAGATAGCAGAGCGACAGCCCGATCGCGATCATCACCAGCGGCGTCGCCTTCACCGCGATCTCCTGGAGCGAGTAGCCGTCGGTGAGCGGCGCGATGAAATAGGCGTGCAGGGCCAGCAGCGGATTCTTGCCGAGAATCGCGAACAGGATGACCATGGTGGCGATCGTCAGGCCGATCGCGATCAGCGGCGAGATGAGCGCGATCGTGTTGGAGCGCTCGGCGCGCTTCTCAAGCACCAACTGCATGCGCGGCCTCGTTCGGCTCAAAGCTGCTGCCGCCCATGAGAAGGCCGAGCTTCTCGCGGCTCGCATCACCGGTGGCGAGCGGCGCGGATAGCCGGCCGTGGAACATCACGGCGATGCGGTCTGCGATCTCTGCGAGCTCGTCGAGATCCTGGCTCGTGACCAGTACGGCGGCGCCTGATGTTGCGAGATCGAGCAGCGCCTGGCGGATCACGGCGGCGGCGCCGGCATCGACCCCCCAGGTCGGCTGGCTCACCACCAGCACCGCCGGGTTGCGCAAGATCTCGCGTCCCACGATGAATTTTTGCAGGTTGCCGCCGGAGAGGGATGCTGCTTCCGGATCGCGCTTGGCCTTGCGGACGTCGAACGTCTCGGTCGCGCGGTCGACGGTGTTCAGCGTGGCCGCGGTGTCGATGAAGCCGTGATGAACCATGCCGCTGGCCGCATGCCCGGTGAGCAGCGCGTTCTCCGACAGCTTCATGCGCGGCGCCGTGCCGTGGCCGAGCCGCTCCTCGGGCACGAAGGCTGCGCCCAGCTTGCGGCGCTGGGTGATCGACAGATGCCCTGCGGCGATGCCGTCGATCACCACGGTGCCGGGATCCCTGGACAGGCGCTCGCCGGACAGTGCGGCGAACAGTTCATCCTGGCCGTTGCCGGCAACGCCGGCAATGCCGAGGATCTCACCGCCCTTCAGCTCGAACGAAATGTGCTCGAGCCGCACGCCATGCGCCTCGGCTGGGGCGAGCGAGAGATCGTTGACGACGAGCCGCGGCACCGTGGTCTTCCGGCCGGATGCCGCCTTCACCTGCTTAATCTCGCTGCCGACCATCATCCGCGCGAGCGAGGCCGCGGTCTCGAGCCTGGGATTAGAGGTCTCGACCTTCCTGCCGCCGCGCAGAATCGTCGCGGTATCGCAGAGACGCTTCACCTCCTCGAGCTTGTGGCTGATGTAGAGGATGGCGCGGCCTTCGGCCTTGAGCCGCTCCAGCACGATGAAGAGCTGGTCGGCCTCCTGCGGCGTCAGGACCGCGGTGGGTTCGTCCAGGATCAAAAATTTCGGGTCCTGCATCAGCGCGCGCACGATCTCGATGCGCTGCCGCTCGCCCACCGACAATTGCCAGACCTCGCGCTTGGGATCGAGCGGCAGTCCATAGGTCTTCGACACCTGCTCCAGCCGCGCCGACATGTCCTTGAAGGCCTCTCTTCCGTCGAGGCCAAGCGCGACGTTCTCGGCGACGGTGAGATTGTCGAACAGCGAGAAGTGCTGGAACACCATGCCCATACCGCGGCTGCGGGCTTGCGAGGGACCGGACAGCGCGATGCGTTCACCCTGCCACCGAATCTCGCCGGCGCTGGGCTGGATCAATCCGTAGATCGCCTTGACCAGCGTCGACTTGCCGGCACCGTTCTCGCCGAGCAGCGCGTGGATCTGCTTCGGCCAGATGTCGACGTCGATCGAGTCATTGGCGAGGAAATCGCCGTAGCGCTTGGTGAGCCCGATCGTCTGGAGCAGCGGGGACTCGCCGGAATGCGGGCCGTTGGGCGTTGGATCGAACATTCGCTGATGTGCTTGCATGGGGATGAAGTGCCTCAATTGTGGGCTAGTTTGCGCCGCTGCGTAAGATGCGAAAAAGCGTCATCCCTTGCTCAACGCTTCGGCACGCGATCCGGCCTCCCGAGGCGCCGGCCTCGCATTTCCGATCGACCTCCTGACTGTCGGCACCCGCAAGCGGCCTGTTGCAAATTTGTGACGGTCTACGCCAAATCGGAACCCGCTGTGCAGGGGCGAGGTGACGTTGCGCAAATTTGCGCCAGCGCGGCTACGCAATCTGCGATCGGCTCGGCGGCGGTGACGGACGATCATATTCAGTTTTCCAGAAATTCGTAAAAGCCAAACAAAATCAGGCAGGAATGTTCGGCTTGGCGCGAGCGTCGCGCTGCCGCACGCAGGTAGCGGCGGAGCACAAGAAAGCCCCGGGACACCGCAGGGAATTGCTGTCCGCTGCCGAAACAAGCGGCATGCCCTGTAAAAAGTTGAGGCTTCTCACTCCGGGAGATCGCAGCAAGTGTTGCACCCAGGGCGTTGATTTTTTTGCGCGTCCAAACTTGGGGGTATTCAGGATGTCGTTTCGTTTCAAGGCAATTGCACCAGCGGCGCTGTCACTTGCTGTGCTAGCCAATGGTGGCCGGGCTCTCGCGGCGGATCTGCCGGTCAAGGCAGCGAAGAAGGCGCCCGACCTGCCGTTCTTCCTGGTGATCGACAATCGCGTGTCGTTCTCCTGGATGCCGAAGGGCACCGATCCCGGCATGTGGAGCGTCCGTCCCGACGGCAGCATCAACGGCACCACCGCCAAGCAGGTCTACTCGTTCACGCATTTCGACCTGTGGGCCTACGGCACCAACTTCTTCACGATCTCGATGTTCAAGTCGGGTCACAACGATCCCGCCAGCCCTTGCGTCGCGCCGGGGGTAACCATCACCGGCGGCGTTGGCGATTGCGCCGGCGCCACCGAAATCTACGGCCTGTTCCGCTCGACCTTCGGCTGGAACGAGCTGTTCAACACCAAAACCTTCACCATGGGGCCGCTGCACAACATCTCGTTCGAAGTCGGCATGGACGGCAACACCGAGAACAATTTCCTCGCGCCCGCCAAGCGCGACGTCGTCGCTGGTCTGCAGTTCGCCTTCGACCTTCCCTACAAGGGCTACATCAACGTCGCGCCCTTGATGTATTACGAGTTCCTGAATCACAACGCCTTCACCCAGTGCGGCCTGTTCGGTGCCGGCATCGCGGGCGTGACCTGTAACTCGGACGGCAACGTCAGCTATCGGCCGACCTGGGCCGTCGAGATCAACTACTACATGGACCTCGGCTTCCTGCCGCCGAGCCTGCAGTACTTCTCGATCAGCGGCCGCGCCGGCTGGTACGGGCCGAAGGGCGATTCGAACGGCCTTCCTGCGCTGTCGGGCGTCGGCCGGTTCTCCACGGCGTCCAAGACCGAGCTCAACAGCGAGCCGATCCGCCTGACCTTCGACGCCTCGAAGGCGGCTTGGGGCGACAAGTACTCGCACTTCGTCGACCTCTGGGTGGCCTACCGCTACTGGCAGAACAAGTTCGGTCTCGACCACAACGCCATGCCCGGCGTCTGCACGGTGGCCGCGACCGGCCAGAGCACCAACAGCTGCACGGAGTCGACGGTTTACGGTGGCGTGACGGTGAAGTTCTGATCGTTGGGGTCTCCAGGTCTCGAATGGCGCCGGGCAGGAATGCGTGGCGTCATCCTACGTACTCCCGCGGAATCGTAGGGTGGGCAAAGCGAAGCGTGCCCGCCAACTTCTGCTTCCATCGCGTTGCGATGGTGGGCACGGCGCAAGAGCGCCTTTGCCCACCCTACGGCACTACGGTTTCGAATTTGCAGCGCTGCTTACTTCGTCCACGCGCCATCGTGCAGCCCTTCGGCTTCGTCTTCCAGCAGCGGCCCTACAACCACCGTGGGGCGCTGGCCGCGGGCAAAGACCTCGCGGCATGGCAGGTCGAGTGTCGGGTTCTCCGGATGGTTGCCCGTGACGCCGCGCAGGCGGTGTTCGCTGAGGCCATAGACCACGCGCCCGATTCCGGCCCAGTAGATCGCGCCGGCGCACATCGCACACGGCTCGGCCGAGGAATAGAGCGTGGCAGTCATCAGCACCTCGCGTCCGAGCGTGCGGCAGGCCTGCGTCGCCGCGAGGCGCTCGGCATGCGCGGTGCCGTCGCGGTCCGGCATGTAGCCGTTCTCGGTCTCGATCAGCACCTTGCCGTCCGCATCGATGACGATGCAGCCGAATGGATGGTTGCCATGGCTGAGCGAGCGGCGGGCGACCGCGAACGACAGACGCAGGAAGTGCTCGTCGCGCTCTGATGCGCCGTCCATCTATCCTCCTAGAGCATGATCCGGAAAAGTGTGCAGCGGTTTTCCGAAAAGATCATGCTCAAACGATCAGTCAATGCCCCGCCATGTGCCGGCCGACCTCCGTGAGGTCGGCCTCGCTGGTCCGTGCTTCATACACGAATTCGCCGTTGAACATCACCACCAGCCGGTCGGAGAGTTCGAGCAGTTCGTCGAGGTCTTCGCTGACGAGCAGCACCGCTGCGCCGCGGTTGCGGGCGGCCATGATCTCGGCATGGATCTGCGCCACAGCCGCGAAGTCGAGGCCGAAACAGGGATTGGCCGCAATCAGGACCTCGACGTCGCCCGCCAGCTCGCGAGCGAGGACGGCGCGCTGGACGTTGCCGCCTGACAGCGCCGAGATCGGCGTATCGGGCGTGCGGGTCTTGATCTTGTACTGGCCGATCTTCCTCTTCGCATCGTCGCGGAAAGCACCGCGGTTGAGCCACCAGCCGCCGCTGGCAAAGGGTGCCCGGTCGAACTCGCGGAACGCGATGTTGTCGGCGACGCTCATGCCGCCGACGCAGGCGTTCTTCAGCGGCTCCTCGGGCAGCAGCGACATCCTGTGGCGCCGCATTTCTTCGCGGCTGGCATGATAGGCATCGCCAGCTACGCGGATCTTGCCGCTCTCGGCTTCGCGCTGGCCGGCAAGGACTTCAACGAGCTGTCGCTGGCCGTTGCCGGAGACCCCGGCGATCCCGACGATTTCGCCGGCGCACACCGTCAGCGAAACGTCGTGCACGGCGATGGCGCCGGCATCGTCGATCGCGCGGAGCCTTTGCAGCTCCAGCCTGGTGTGACCGGCGTCGCCGGTGCGCGGCGGCTGCACGGTCAGCTCCTCGGCGCCGATCATGGTCCGGGCCATTGCATCCGGCGTCAGCTCGGAAACCTTGCCGGCTCCGGCGAGCTTGCCGCGGCGCAGGATGGTGACCTCGTCAGCGAAGGCCATGACCTCGCGGAATTTGTGGGTGATCATCAGGATCGTCAGCTCGCCCCTGACGACCATGTCGCGGAGCATGCCCAATACCTCGTCCGCTTCGGCGGGCGTCAGCACCGAGGTCGGCTCGTCCAGGATCAGGAAGCGGCGCTTCAGGTAGAGCTGCTTGAGGATCTCGCATTTCTGCCGCTCGCCCGCCGAAATGTCGGAGACTCTTGCCGAGAGCGGCACCTTGAAAGGCATCCGCGCCAGGAACGCCTCGAGCTGCTTCATCTCCTTCGGCCAGTTCAGCACGGCCGGCACGTCGTCGCGAGCAAGCACGAGGTTTTCGGCAACCGTCATCGCCGGCA comes from Bradyrhizobium diazoefficiens and encodes:
- a CDS encoding FAD binding domain-containing protein; the protein is MDLNTITTVAHPQTRAELPAWTAGDAWLAGGTWLFSEPQAHLRRLIDLTDLKWPALTITDSHLSIAATCTVAQLDGFACPPDWLATPLIGQCCRAFLASFKIWKTATIGGNLCMSLPAGPMISLTAALDGVCTIWKAGGGEQKIPVVDFVTGNQRNRLTPGDLMRQIDIPIAALKRRTSFRQISLAPVGRSAALLIGSLDTDGTLALTVTASTVRPIQLSFSKAPDASALRDAIMQQITDELYHTDIHGKPLWRRHMTLRLAEEIRSELPGATPS
- a CDS encoding 8-oxoguanine deaminase gives rise to the protein MNDAKPVWIKDPLAILGDGAERGIVVKDGRIVELVPTGGMPAMADVALFEAGEHVVLPGLINTHHHFYQTLTRALPAAMDRELFPWLQALYPVWTKLTPEALELGVTVAMSELLLSGCTTTTDHHYVFPAGLEDAVDIEVAVAKRLRMRVLLTRGSMNLSQRDGGLPPDSVVQDEDTILADSARVVANHHQRGADAMVQIALAPCSPFSVTTSLMRATAELADKLDVRLHTHLAETEDENRFCGEMYGCRPLDYLDQCGWLNARTWLAHGIFFNADEMKRLGKARTSISHCACSNQILASGCCPVCDMEAAGVGIGLGVDGSASNDGSNLMQEVRAAFLLQRARYGVSKVSHKDALRWATKGSAACVGRPELGEIAVGKAADLALFKLDELRFSGHGDPLAALVLCGAHRADRVMVAGKWAVVDGAIPGLDVPDLIRRHSAAARAMHAG
- a CDS encoding BMP family ABC transporter substrate-binding protein, which codes for MRKSLLALAAGLLLAGSVGAASAADKLKVGFIYLGPIGDLGWTYQHELARQALVKELGDKIETTYLENVPEGPDAERAIEQLVRAGNKLIFTTSFGYMDPTLKVAKKYPNVHFEHATGYKRNTNMSTYSAKWYQGRYIQGLIAAKMSKSGVLGYIGSFPIPEVVSGINATILAAQTINPNIKVKIIWANTWFDPGKEADAAKALIDQGADVIMQHTDSPAAMQIASERGKLAFGQDSEMIKFGPKTQLTSILDTWGPYYIERVKAELAGTWKSEDTWGGLDSHMFAMAPYTNMPDDVKKIAEDAQAAITAGKLHPFKCPVTGQDGKPVECKGGDHLDDGQILGMNFYVKGIEDKLPGK
- a CDS encoding ABC transporter permease, which translates into the protein MELVEAIILSVLAASTPLLIAATGELVAERSGVLNLGVEGMMIVGAACGFADAWLTGSILVGALFGIVAGTLMSLVFAVMALGLAVNQVATGLALTILGIGLSGLIGAGFVGERITPAAHLIIPGLTDVPLIGRVLFGQDAFVYFSIALIIGVWWFLYRTRAGLILRACGDNHVSAHALGYPVLRIRTLAVMFGGACAGLAGAYLPLAYTPFFIPGMTAGRGWIALALVVFSSWRPGRLVVGAYLFGAATILQLHAQGWGVGIPSQFMSALPYLATVIVLVLLSRARTGGSTAPAALGTVFVPDR
- a CDS encoding ABC transporter permease; this encodes MQLVLEKRAERSNTIALISPLIAIGLTIATMVILFAILGKNPLLALHAYFIAPLTDGYSLQEIAVKATPLVMIAIGLSLCYLANAWNVGAEGQFLIGAVAGSWIAVKTQGTDAGAWVLPAMLVLAAAAGALYALIPAICKVKFDASEILTSLMLVYVADLFLDYLVRGPWRDPHGFNFPTTAEFDPVATVPLLIEGGRLHLGSIIALLVVAAAAVLLRRTIKGFEIRVVGAAPRAARFGGFNANQLVILTFAVSGALAGLAGIIEVAGPVGHLQPGISPGYGFTAIIVAFLGRLNPLGILIAGLFLALTFIGGEQAQIAMKIPLDVTKVFQGILLFYVLACDSLILYRFKLVLPNRQVARGAG
- a CDS encoding ABC transporter ATP-binding protein, with translation MFDPTPNGPHSGESPLLQTIGLTKRYGDFLANDSIDVDIWPKQIHALLGENGAGKSTLVKAIYGLIQPSAGEIRWQGERIALSGPSQARSRGMGMVFQHFSLFDNLTVAENVALGLDGREAFKDMSARLEQVSKTYGLPLDPKREVWQLSVGERQRIEIVRALMQDPKFLILDEPTAVLTPQEADQLFIVLERLKAEGRAILYISHKLEEVKRLCDTATILRGGRKVETSNPRLETAASLARMMVGSEIKQVKAASGRKTTVPRLVVNDLSLAPAEAHGVRLEHISFELKGGEILGIAGVAGNGQDELFAALSGERLSRDPGTVVIDGIAAGHLSITQRRKLGAAFVPEERLGHGTAPRMKLSENALLTGHAASGMVHHGFIDTAATLNTVDRATETFDVRKAKRDPEAASLSGGNLQKFIVGREILRNPAVLVVSQPTWGVDAGAAAVIRQALLDLATSGAAVLVTSQDLDELAEIADRIAVMFHGRLSAPLATGDASREKLGLLMGGSSFEPNEAAHAVGA
- a CDS encoding nucleoside deaminase, with amino-acid sequence MDGASERDEHFLRLSFAVARRSLSHGNHPFGCIVIDADGKVLIETENGYMPDRDGTAHAERLAATQACRTLGREVLMTATLYSSAEPCAMCAGAIYWAGIGRVVYGLSEHRLRGVTGNHPENPTLDLPCREVFARGQRPTVVVGPLLEDEAEGLHDGAWTK
- a CDS encoding ABC transporter ATP-binding protein, whose product is MIIGEPTPPAGAFGVDAIAMTMRFGDFLALDNVELKVRPGSFHALLGENGAGKSTLVKCIMGYYHATEGDILVGGREQAIANPKDAHALGLGMVYQHFTLVPAMTVAENLVLARDDVPAVLNWPKEMKQLEAFLARMPFKVPLSARVSDISAGERQKCEILKQLYLKRRFLILDEPTSVLTPAEADEVLGMLRDMVVRGELTILMITHKFREVMAFADEVTILRRGKLAGAGKVSELTPDAMARTMIGAEELTVQPPRTGDAGHTRLELQRLRAIDDAGAIAVHDVSLTVCAGEIVGIAGVSGNGQRQLVEVLAGQREAESGKIRVAGDAYHASREEMRRHRMSLLPEEPLKNACVGGMSVADNIAFREFDRAPFASGGWWLNRGAFRDDAKRKIGQYKIKTRTPDTPISALSGGNVQRAVLARELAGDVEVLIAANPCFGLDFAAVAQIHAEIMAARNRGAAVLLVSEDLDELLELSDRLVVMFNGEFVYEARTSEADLTEVGRHMAGH